tccaaatcctacgatttttataaaatcacatccattcggtttgtatgatacatatgatatcttgcatatttgcattgttttagtCATTCATTCTTGCACATGTTGAATCATTTAGGGGGGTGTATTCAATTgagagttttaggtgatttgtgtcaaaatgacaaatccactgttattgaaacatgaattttaaaaactcatttaaaattcaGTGTTATTGGACttaacattttataaagtactctgaaatctactgttattgaaaatattttaagttgtggagttttcaagttttcaagtgattttagagtgtttgggtggagtttcttagttgaaaaaaataaaactcaaatcccatagttttaggtgatattctagagtggtttaacaaaaatcattttattctctgcaattccttaaaatcatctaaaacctcACTAAAAGTCAAATCACCTCAAATTTTAGATTGAATACATCCCCCTTAGATTAATATTTAGGCATCTTTAGGTTCCATATTGCATACATAAGTCTTTATTAGGTTTTGGAGCATTCTTTGGAGTTTTTGGAGGTATTTGGAGATATTTGGGCTCTTAAAGAGTAGAAAATGATCATCTTATCGAAATGGGAATTGGAGTGAGGTTCTGAAGCGACCTGATGCACCCGCTCTAGACGATTGGAGTGTAGAGCGACCCACTGGAGCGAGGTATGACACCCGCTCTGTACCAGAGCGACCTCTCACAGCGAGGTAGCGTACCCGCTCTGGGCCCAACATCCCATCGACAACTTTCGAGAACCAGAGCGACCAAGACGGAGCGAGGTGGGTACATCGCGCGTCAAATCCATGAAGTGCAAAGGAAACCAGAGCGACGTCCCGGAGCGAGGTGGCGAACCCGCAGTGAAGCTGGAGCGACCCACCAAAGCGGGGTCACGAACCCGCTCGCCTTTTACCACTTACTCgagtttttatgttttgttgggCTTTCTCAGATTTATCGACTGAGCCCACTAGGTTTTTAGAAGTCCTATAAATACTCTCGAAACCTAAAATTATGACTTATCTTATTATCTATCAAATCAAAGACCACTTTGGAGTGAAAGATCTAATATTGATCATTATCTTTTGTGATTGCTTGATTGCTTTGatcattaatcatgtttagacttagatcaactaatgatttagtgtctaccatgataatgagtgagtagtcatctttggattcatgggctaggatgattaagtgatgatctagaatgttttagagtagattaatatgtttccttgcttgattgagtgatcttaatgtTATTCTAGAGTTGGCCATTTTAGATTAGATACCTAGACATTTCATTGCccggaaggtgttcgatgaaatgtctgagccaactcaacatgttcttagcttaccctaccaaagggatttgatgtTAGGGGAGTTTATAAAGTTGAATGATCAATTCTtaatgattgcttgattgacacaaaccaaaggaatttgatgtttgatcaatgaGAATAAATGAGCTTTTGTCTTGGAAAAGAATTTACTTAGAATTGGTATCTAGACTTAGGATAATGTGTTGATTGAAACCTTGTCATTTTAGATTAAATCTTAGTCATCTGAAATCAAAATCCTATGACCATGATTCTTTCTTTATCCATTTGATTGAAATTTGTTAGTTAGTTGTGTTAGAACCTTGTTAGTTTAATCAAACCACTTCAGTGAACTGAaatgcacttagattaagtttgAACCTGAATTCTTTTTGATTCAAAACTCGTAGAAATGAATTGACATCTTAATTACTATAATGATTTGATTATTGGACCCTTGAAAAGTACATTTCAacataccaaaaccaaaccatattatcaatttcggttcggttcggttttaccatattgaacagccgtAGTTGAGATGGATAATTTTTGGCCAAGaaggaaaataataaatgatcaTTATGGGTCAATTTTTtagctaagaaaaaaaaaatgatggagaACAATTGGTATATTGGCTAAAATCTTGAATCATCTATAATAATATAAGGGGTTCTGGATACAATTTTCGTTGGGAAAAGTCAGCTTTACTAAATAgaattaatttaatatgatctgttttatgaaaatattaatacactacctaatcatttattttttaaaaataatacattaactAATTTTTCTACcatttcaattctttttttttcttgcatttATTGATTGAACCATTTATCTATTTTTCTGACAAAAAGagactaaaacaaaaaaaaaatcatataagatATAATTTGTGGTTCTAGAAAATATTACGTTAACAAATTGTGAGATGCATTTTCTGTCGTAATTTTCaggatatttttttgttggaatACATCATATATGCGGCATCATAATATAAATACACAGTTACAcattaatgaattaaaatgaaaaatataaatgatgtattgttttgtatatacaaaaaGTTAAGTTATTAAAATAGTAGCATTTATTAATTAACATTtagaccaaaaataaaatagtagcaTATATCTAGTTgtgttttaatgaaatttaatttaaatttctagCTGGACAACATTCTACCAGATagtagtgttttttttaatggtgtatttttctaaaaaaaaatattagaaaatgaaTATTCATCTTCAGTAAAATTTAGACTGTAATACCTTTTTAGCGTTAAAAAGAAGACTGTAATACCTTTCTAGGTTCTCTTTACTCAAAAGAAGTATCCAAATATATAAGCGTAAAAAAAatgagttcaaaaaaaaaaatatatatatataagcgtAAAACATCTTCCCTAAGTTCACACGAGAAGAAAGTAACGCAGAATTGAATAGGTCAGAAGGTATTATTTCGCCCCAAGTTACTTACTCACGTTATCCAAGCTGTCCTTATAGTACATAACACTTATTACTTCCATGACTCAAAAACTTCTCTTCCCGTGGCAACGCGTTTCCACTAAAGACGAGGTGATGTTTAAGTCATGGGTCAATTTTGATGGTgacattattatatttttttgagaaaagggTTATGGTGATATTATTGTCAGACTAGATCAAATAAACCTCATTTATTTAAGAACCTATACACATACCCTTTGAGGGAATGAGATGAGATAAGCGAATACTATACACAAATGTAGTGTTTGACCCTTGGGATGAGTTCTTTTGTGTACTGAGTTAGCTACTCTAAGCCGGATGTGTATTTGATATTGAgtttaagataaaaaaagatTAACGACAACAGCAGGCACATTCAATATTCATACGATTACGAAGCCCATAAGGAGTTTTAAATGATCTGTCTCTCTCAAACAACTAAAGACAAGAACAAAAGGTTCTTCTTTAGCCCTCGGGCGAGTTCTCAGGTgtcgctgctgctgctgcttttACACTAACGGGTTTACTCTTTTTATGTTCTTCGATAACTTCTCTGAACTTTTCCACAATGGCTGGGTCCTTGAACTTGAGAGCAAACGTAGATAAGCCACTCTTGGATTCCCTTACACTATTCACACAAGCAAATGTGATGCTTTTCTTGTCCATGCTCGCCAGTTTCATCTCCGGGTATAGACTTGCGTTTAAGATCAACCTGTAGTTTCCTTTTGATCTCATTAATAGCCTTGCTTTTCTGCTATCGGTTGTCGATACGTTTAGCTTGACTTCTCCTTTCCCACGCTCTTTCCATCCCCCTTCAAGGTATTCGAACAATACTGAATCAGCTGCTGTGAAGGCTGCTCTCTCGTTCTCTTCTCCTGTTTCCACTGAAACCTCTTCCTTTGATGGGAAGATGGTAGTAGTTCCAGCGCTCTCTGTACCGAAGACAGAAGAGGATGGCTGTTCAGTCAGAGACCCGGAACCGAAGGAGAAGAAGCCTGTACTTGCGAACCCTGTGAATGCGTTTTTGCCAGTTGAATGCTGCTCGAATGAGGTAAAGGCTCCACTATTATCAGTGCCTTCTTTCTCAGTCTGATCACCAGCTGAATCCTTGTCAACACCACAGTCACTCCCCTCATCATCTTTAGCCTTTTGAGTCTCTATTGTTGTTTTTGTTCCATCTTCAGCTGTCTCTCCACCATCAACTGCTTCACTCTTGTCAGCACCACAGTCACTACCCTTATCAGTGTTGCTGTTGCCATTGTCATCTTTAGCCTCTTCAGTAATAACAGTTCCACTCTTGCAGCCAACACCTCTGACGATTCTTCTGGTAGCCAACGCCTCCTCACTTGCAGTCTTGAAGGTACCACTCTCAAGAGCAGTAGAgtcttgatcatcatcatcaagacCAGGGTTGTCACGTGACAGCTCCTTCAAAGCACCTCTCTTTTTCGAAGGTGGCTGCTGAGCATTTTCTGAGTCCCCCATTAAAGCTAGAGCACCTACAACACCGTGCGCGAGAGATTTAACCATTTAAGATTATAATATCCACACAATCATTGGTAAGAACAACAAATAAACAAGAACCAATCGAATTCATATAATAATATCCTGAAGAAATCTCAGTTCCAATCCTCAACTAAACTAATGATCAGAACAGCGAGGCGTGGCAGTAAAGGGAATACAAGATCAGGTTCCGAAAACGAGATCAGCGAGAAAGCCAAGATCCCGAGAAGACTTACCGACAATCCAACAAGTAGCAGAGAAACCCTGATGCTGCCTAGAGAGCACTGggaaggagaaagaagagaggcGAATCTTATATTAGCATATTAAATACAAGCCGCATTTACAACAGTGACTGTTGTATGACGGCGACACGTGTTCTTCCTGATATGATAATAAATCCATTtttaatctctttcttttttcttctatttatttttccaaataatttataaaatataagattaaTTTGCTCCCTAACCAACTTTGATATGATTCTGACGTTATTAGGTGATATAGCATTTTTTCAGtatggtttatattatgttagaTTATTAAACatggtttatttaaaaataggAGGTGTTattgatttatgtattttaattgatttagagatgcataattttttttttaaaaaatattgtttatttttagttttcccGTCCAAATTCCCTAAAATGTGAGATTTTTCAATCAATTTTACTATTTTGATAGCTTACATGCACTACGATGTGTTCATTACATCCTTTCACTGCAATTCATAGCAAAAACTATAAGGTCTCCaatgaattatatttatatatgcacGAGCAATTTGTAAAACACATGAGCTGTGAAAATCTAAAAGCAGATTTTTGTAGAAACAAAAGATAAACTCTCTattgtataattttattatataatgatCATTATAAACCACCTGGGAGCAGAGCCGGCCCTGGGCCCAAGCTAAAGAAGCATGGGCTTCCGGCCgccaaataataataatataaccgGCCACAAATTCCAATAAGTGTGTCTTTAGTGGAGTGGTTCAATAGCCACAGTTCATTAACTCCGAACCAGAGTTCAAATCCCCCTAtctacattattttattttcggccactttttctttttgggcTTCTAGCCTTAAAAATTCTAGGCCCGGCTCTGCCTGGGAGCCCTAAGAACACAAAAGAAAACCACACATCTTCCACCAAGAACTGATTCCCCTGCTCCTTATCCAAAAATGGATCCAAGTACTCTTACTGGCTACTGATGTGGCGTAAgcactgcaaaaaaaaaaaaaacacaaattcaaAACGATTAGTTCACACTAACTGcaaaatgatttaaattttgAGAGAGACAAGTCTCCAGATCCTAGCCACAAACAATGCAGAGATGTAACAAAAGTTATAACTCATATAACAACCTATCCCATCTCATGCAAAGAAACAAGGGATGATGATATGTTAGAACC
The window above is part of the Brassica napus cultivar Da-Ae chromosome C3, Da-Ae, whole genome shotgun sequence genome. Proteins encoded here:
- the LOC106406775 gene encoding nuclear pore complex protein NUP50B, with translation MGDSENAQQPPSKKRGALKELSRDNPGLDDDDQDSTALESGTFKTASEEALATRRIVRGVGCKSGTVITEEAKDDNGNSNTDKGSDCGADKSEAVDGGETAEDGTKTTIETQKAKDDEGSDCGVDKDSAGDQTEKEGTDNSGAFTSFEQHSTGKNAFTGFASTGFFSFGSGSLTEQPSSSVFGTESAGTTTIFPSKEEVSVETGEENERAAFTAADSVLFEYLEGGWKERGKGEVKLNVSTTDSRKARLLMRSKGNYRLILNASLYPEMKLASMDKKSITFACVNSVRESKSGLSTFALKFKDPAIVEKFREVIEEHKKSKPVSVKAAAAATPENSPEG